The following proteins are co-located in the Sebastes umbrosus isolate fSebUmb1 chromosome 24, fSebUmb1.pri, whole genome shotgun sequence genome:
- the LOC119483480 gene encoding ras-related protein Rab-9A-like: protein MTSKSALLKVILLGDGGVGKSSLMNRYVTNKFDSHLFHTIGVEFLNKELEVDGHHVTLQIWDTAGQERFRSLRTPFYRGSDCCLLTFSVDDGQSFRNLANWKKEFTYYADVKDPDNFPFVVLGNKLDVPERQVSGEDARQWCRENGGHPYFETSAKDATNVASAFEEAVRRILALDDRADHLINTNTVDLHLKKSLPDPSCC, encoded by the coding sequence ATGACGTCCAAGTCGGCCCTCCTGAAGGTGATCCTTCTGGGCGACGGCGGTGTCGGCAAATCATCGCTCATGAACCGCTACGTCACCAACAAGTTTGACTCGCACCTCTTCCACACTATTGGCGTGGAATTCCTCAACAAGGAGCTGGAGGTGGACGGCCACCACGTCACCCTGCAGATCTGGGACACGGCGGGTCAGGAGCGCTTCCGCAGCCTCCGCACGCCTTTCTACCGCGGCTCCGACTGCTGCCTGCTCACCTTCAGCGTGGACGACGGACAGAGCTTCCGCAACCTGGCTAACTGGAAGAAGGAGTTCACGTATTACGCTGACGTGAAGGACCCTGACAACTTCCCCTTCGTGGTGCTGGGCAACAAACTGGATGTGCCCGAGCGGCAGGTGTCAGGGGAGGATGCTCGGCAGTGGTGTCGCGAGAACGGCGGCCACCCGTACTTTGAGACAAGCGCCAAGGATGCTACAAACGTAGCATCGGCCTTCGAGGAGGCGGTACGTCGCATTCTGGCGTTGGACGACAGAGCTGATCACCTGATCAACACCAACACAGTGGATCTGCATCTGAAGAAGAGTCTCCCTGACCCCAGCTGCTGCTGA
- the LOC119484003 gene encoding transcription elongation factor A N-terminal and central domain-containing protein, whose amino-acid sequence MDAKELVHCAVQIERANADRSYGNLLTLLGDLDKSHIKAEQLETSDIVKALYRLLRSCSDDSVKKTAKSLLSKWKRQYSRDTPGVKDAEHSRRVSLPDAGVSKQGDSHDSTQTCDTKVKCAEPESPSSFTAESTSSSSFSPVRSKCVQLLLAALCPDLPDQDKAAELAADIERHTHELHKHSHVKYKACVRSKVANLRNTKNRHLRQGLLGGSLSPEAFARMSAEEMAGAELRQLREEYSSRGVSERQLPQGVEGTQTQKIRCRKCGGSDCKVTQVSRGALFLPAWVRQSGPDDDAMTFVTCSGCGQQWYHSGWVCL is encoded by the coding sequence ATGGATGCAAAAGAACTAGTCCACTGTGCTGTGCAGATAGAGCGAGCCAATGCAGACAGGAGCTATGGGAACCTCTTGACCCTCCTCGGTGACCTTGATAAGTCGCACATCAAAGCAGAGCAGCTGGAGACGTCAGACATTGTTAAAGCGCTCTACAGGCTCCTGAGGAGCTGCTCTGATGACAGCGTGAAGAAGACAGCGAAGAGCTTGTTGTCTAAGTGGAAGAGACAGTACAGCAGAGATACACCAGGTGTGAAGGATGCTGAGCACTCTCGTAGGGTTTCTCTACCAGATGCGGGAGTTTCCAAGCAAGGGGATTCCCATGATTCAACACAGACATGTGACACTAAGGTGAAGTGTGCAGAACCAGAATCACCATCCTCTTTCACTGCAGAGAGCACCTCTTCATCCAGTTTCTCACCTGTAAGATCAAAATGTGTTCAGCTCCTTCTTGCCGCCCTCTGCCCCGACCTTCCTGATCAAGATAAGGCTGCAGAGCTGGCTGCAGACATCGAGCGGCACACCCACGAGCTGCACAAACACAGCCATGTCAAATACAAAGCCTGCGTGAGGAGCAAGGTGGCCAACTTGAGGAACACTAAAAACCGGCATCTACGTCAGGGCCTCCTGGGCGGCTCGCTATCGCCTGAGGCCTTCGCCCGGATGTCCGCGGAGGAGATGGCCGGCGCAGAGCTGCGGCAGCTGAGGGAGGAGTACTCGTCCCGGGGTGTGAGCGAAAGGCAGCTTCCTCAGGGGGTAGAAGGGACGCAGACGCAGAAGATCCGCTGCAGAAAGTGTGGGGGGTCGGACTGTAAGGTGACGCAGGTGTCCAGGGGTGCCCTTTTCCTGCCCGCATGGGTAAGGCAGAGCGGCCCTGACGATGACGCAATGACTTTTGTGACCTGCAGCGGGTGTGGGCAGCAGTGGTACCACAGCGGCTGGGTCTGCCTCTAA
- the LOC119483479 gene encoding neuronal membrane glycoprotein M6-b-like translates to MDGTKPAMEPNAEETQDEAQESKGCFECCIKCLGGVPYASLVATILCFSGVALFCGCGHVALTGTLTMLENHFSRDTTDHATLALVIQIFQYIIYGIASFFFVYAIILLAEGFYTTSAIKKELQSDFKTTVCGRCITAFFMFLTYILALAFLAIFGFTAIPVFLFFNMWNTCAAMKSPDANITSPDSICVDVRQYGIIPWNATPGKACGATLGDICNTSEFYLSYHLYIVAFAGAGATVIALIHYLMILSANWAYLKSAVSTHEYQDIKTKDDQDLEAEARSKEGQNSSSYS, encoded by the exons GATGCTTCGAGTGCTGCATCAAGTGTCTGGGGGGGGTGCCCTACGCCTCCCTGGTGGCCACCATCCTCTGCTTCTCGGGCGTGGCTCTGTTCTGCGGCTGCGGCCACGTGGCGCTGACCGGCACCCTGACCATGCTGGAGAACCACTTCTCCAGAGACACCACGGACCACGCCACCCTCGCCTTGGT GATCCAGATCTTTCAGTACATCATCTACGGCATCGCCTCCTTCTTCTTCGTCTACGCCATCATCCTGCTGGCTGAGGGCTTTTACACCACCAGCGCCATCAAGAAGGAGCTGCAGAGCGACTTCAAGACCACCGTCTGTGGACGCTGCATCACTGCCTTC TTCATGTTCCTGACCTACATCCTCGCTCTGGCCTTCCTCGCCATCTTCGGCTTCACGGCGATACCCGTTTTCCTCTTCTTCAACATGTGGAATACCTGCGCTGCCATGAAGTCTCCCGACGCCAACATCACCTCGCCTGACTCCATCTGTGTGGACGTCAGGCAGTACG GTATTATTCCCTGGAACGCCACTCCGGGAAAAGCTTGTGGAGCCACACTGGGAGACATCTGTAACACCAGCGAG TTCTACCTGTCCTACCACCTCTACATTGTCGCGTTCGCCGGCGCCGGTGCCACCGTCATCGCATTG ATCCACTACCTGATGATTTTGTCGGCCAACTGGGCCTACCTGAAGAGCGCCGTCTCCACGCACGAGTACCAGGACATCAAGACCAAGGACGACCAGGACCTGGAGGCCGAGGCGCGCTCCAAGGAGGGCCAgaactcctcctcctactcATAA